Within the Nerophis ophidion isolate RoL-2023_Sa linkage group LG01, RoL_Noph_v1.0, whole genome shotgun sequence genome, the region ttgcgactactcggctgcagaagaagtgacaagaagcagcaaaagtgagcagcgtgtgtttattttttcctctcgcttgcacttttaacatggaagaTTACACAgctaaaacaaaaaagttttctaaactggactttcaatcgaagcaggaggtaataaaggaagatttccattgcgacagagagacttttaaaactgaagaaagttaaggaagacttctataaacaagttatcgatccttttgatcagaaggagctgcgcattgacttcatttataagtaaaggtaagaccataataaagttttttttaattaaatgtgcttttcatgatggtatccttacatcacacgcacatttttaagcgcaggcctaaatttactgcatgcttttggagaagaggttttaaaataattagcgcatgcttgccttcaccgcatgcctttggtaagcgccggagtgagaagaggttttaaattaattagcgccccggcggcaattcaaggaaatacagtagtacCAATAAGACAAAATATACTAGGCCAGTAAAAATATCATGGATACATTTTTTATGTTCAGTGAAATATCAATGCAGACCCATAACCAGCAGATGGCGTCACCTGACTACactattaggtacacctgcaccatctaATAACtgcaacaaagctcacttttgatGGGATTATTTCAACCAAACGTATTTTTGTGGTGTTACTTCATCAAGGCTCCATGTTGGTGCGATACTTACTTTGCCAGTACAGGATTTGTTACTTTGCTGAACTCCAAGCACATGAACCTTCCGCCTGGCTTTAGGACACGCAGCGCCTCCTGCAGGGCCTGAACAGGCACGTCATTCATTATGTATTCCTCGTTACCGCGGCGACGCTGAAACCTCTTACCTTCTCTATGTGGGTGACGTTACGGATGCCGAAGGCGACGGTGTAAATGTCAAACTGGTTGTCGTCAAACGGCAGCTCCTCTGCGTCCCCCACCACCCATGACAGaccttatacacacatataaacacacataaaaaacacacaaacacaactagTCCACTGCTAGCATACAAGCCAAATCCGgaccaatatacaaaccccgtttccatatgagttgggaaattgtgttagatgtaaatataaacggaatacaatgatttgcaaatcattttcaacccatattcagttgaatatgctacaaagacaacatatttgatgttcaaactggtaaacattttttttttgtgcaaataatcgttaactttagaatttgaggccagcaacacatgaaaaagaagttgggaaaggtggcaataaatactgataaagctgaggaatgctcatcaaacacttatttggaacatcccacaagtgtgcaggctaattgggaacaggtgggtgccatgattgggtataaaaacagcttcccaaaaaatgctcagtctttcaccagaaaggatggggcgaggtacacccctttgtccacaactgcgtgagaaaatagtcaaacagtttaagaacaacgtttctcaatgagcaattgcaagaaatttagggatttcaacatctacgctacataatatcatcaaaaggttcagatctggagaaatcactccacgtaagcgacatggccggaaaccaacattgaatgaccttgaccttccatccctcagacggcactgtatcaaaaaccgacatcaatctctaaaggatatcaccacatgggctcaggaacactttagaaaaccactgtcactaaatacagttggtcgctacatctgtaagtgcaatttaaagctctactatgtaaagtgaaagccatttatcaacaacatccagaaacgccactggcttctctTTACCcgtgatcatctaagatggactgatgcaaagtggaaaagtcttctgtggtctgacgagtccacatttcaaattgtttttggaaatattcgacattgtgtcatccggaccaaagaggaagcgaaccatccagattgttataaaggcaaagttcaaaagccagcatctgtgatggtatgggggtgcattagtgcccaaggcatgggtaaattacacatctgtgaaggcaccattaatgctgaaaggtacatacaggttttggaacaacatatcctgtcatctaagcgccgtctttttcatggacgcccctgcttatttcagcaagacaatgccaagccacattcagcacgtgttacaacagcgtggcttcgtaaaaaaaaaaaagagtgtgtgtactttcctggcccgcctgcagtccagacctgtctcccatcgaaaatgtgtggcgcactatgaagcataaaatacgacagcggagaccccggactgttgaacgactgaagctctacataaaaaaaagaatgagaaagaattccactttcgaagcttcaacaattctcAAAGGcaaaaacctagtaactcaattttgatcaaaactgagctgataataacttTGGAGTTACtgggtgatatgctttacattagtgtatgcgatattgtaatttgttccataagtaagctgttacgcgcatggtaggacctagcaactaccacataaccgcgtagatacaactgaaaaacctagtatctcaagggtatctctagaagtgagttactaagttctgcttttggacgggagaattagtttcctcagttcccaaacgtttattgagtgttgttaaaacaaaaggtgatgtaacacaatggtgaacatgccctttcccaactactttggcacatgttgcagacatgaaattctaagttaattattatttgcaaaaaaaaaatccaaagacatgcacctggggataggttgattggcaacactaaattggccctagtgtgtgaatgttgtctgtctatctgtgttggccctgcgatgaggtggagacttgtccagggtgtacgccgccttccgcccgcttgtagctgagaaaggcaccagcgccccacgcgaccccaaagggaataagcggtagaaaatggatggatggaatttgaacatcaaatatgttgtctttgtagggcattcaattgaatatgggttgaaaagaatttgcaaatcattgtattccgtttatatttacatttaacacaatttcccaaatcatatggaaatggggtttgtagttcaGGACTAGAATTTTTTGCAGCAATTCCTTAAAAAGTGCTTCTAAAACCTTGTTGTCCGTAAATACTCACCAGCACTGACGCCCATGTAGTCAGCTTTCTCCTTGCCCACTTTCAGCATCTCCTTGTTTATGTCGCAGACCACCGCCCTGCATTCCGCCTCCACCCCCTCCCAGTCTTTCTGTCCGGAGTAGTTGTCCGAGATGTCCTGCCACGACGGCGACTGCATGGAGCGCGCCCGCTGCCTCGTCTGACGCTCCTTCTGTGATTGGACATAGTCCAGGAAACGAAATGCGATGTCACCTTGCACACCAAAAGAGGACACAGCTTTAGGTACACAAGAGTCAGACAAGGTGAATGTGTTGAGGTATACAACTTGCGCACCTGTTCCGCCCGCCACATCCAGCAGGCACGCCCCAGGCTGAGGGTGCATGACGTGCAGCAGCGCGTCTTTCCACAGTCGATGAATCCCCAGACTCATGGCGTCATTCATGATGTCATACTTCTGGGCCACATTCTCAAACACCTCATACACTGAACAGAAAACATCCTCAGTACATGTACTGGATTTACCTTACTGCATTCATCGCCATGCAACAGCATCGCAAGCTTTGATGGTAATTTTTATGCCTGAAATGTTTCCCTAACCATATCTTTCTcatggaacttttttttttaaattgtgtctaTCATTCACATTCATAATGTGGGACGACCACcctttttcatgcattttaagttgtaaataaatactagcaaaagtcagctaataatCTCCTGCTGGcacaactatggactggactctcacactattatgttagatccactatggactagactcttacactattatgttagatccactatggactagactcttacactattatgttagatccactatggactggactctcacactattatgttaaatccactatggactagactcttacactattatgttagatccactatggactggactctcacactattatgttagatccactatggactggactctcacactattatgttagatccactatggactggactcttacactattatgttagatccactatggactggactctcacactattatgttagatccactatggactggactcacacactattatgttagatccactatggactggactctcacactattatgttagatccagtatggaatggactctcactattatgttagatccactatggactggactctcactattatgttagatccactatggactggactctcactattatgttagatccactatggactggactctcactattatgttagatccactatggactggactctcactattatgttagatccactatggactggactctcacactattatgttagatccactatggactggactctcacactattatgttagatccactatggactggactctcacactattatgttagatccactatggactgaactctcacactattatgttagatccactatggattgaactctcacactctaatgttagatccactatggactgaactctcacactattatgttagatccactatggactggactctcacactattatgttagatccactatggactggactctcatactattatgttagatccactatggactggactctcatactattatgttagatcatccCGTGAAGTGTATATTACTTTTTCTgttcggtttgtacttcatgaagttttgcacttgttgtgttttttgtttgttttcattatatttggatgtatttgtttggttgttGTCTatgtatgtgttggccctgtgatgaggtggcgacttttccagggtgaaccccgccttccgcccacgtgaccccaaaagggaaaagcggaagaaaatggatggatggatgaaactacaggagctagttaAGTTACAGACATGATGTGTTCTGTCTAAGgctaaaaagtaaaacattatcaacaaatt harbors:
- the coq5 gene encoding 2-methoxy-6-polyprenyl-1,4-benzoquinol methylase, mitochondrial isoform X1, whose amino-acid sequence is MAVHLSRFVRRVVRLLPAHCGVPAAAGSRLSTGRWTPPSCRGLSQESGETNTHFGFESVPEEEKAKKVYEVFENVAQKYDIMNDAMSLGIHRLWKDALLHVMHPQPGACLLDVAGGTGDIAFRFLDYVQSQKERQTRQRARSMQSPSWQDISDNYSGQKDWEGVEAECRAVVCDINKEMLKVGKEKADYMGVSAGLSWVVGDAEELPFDDNQFDIYTVAFGIRNVTHIEKALQEALRVLKPGGRFMCLEFSKVTNPVLAKLYDAYSFQVIPVLGEVIAGDWKSYQYLVESIRKFPAQNEFKEMMEDAGFFCVQYHNLTAGVVALHSGFKL
- the coq5 gene encoding 2-methoxy-6-polyprenyl-1,4-benzoquinol methylase, mitochondrial isoform X2 — encoded protein: MAVHLSRFVRRVVRLLPAHCGVPAAAGSRLSTGRWTPPSCRGLSQESGETNTHFGFESVPEEEKAKKVYEVFENVAQKYDIMNDAMSLGIHRLWKDALLHVMHPQPGACLLDVAGGTGDIAFRFLDYVQSQKERQTRQRARSMQSPSWQDISDNYSGQKDWEGVEAECRAVVCDINKEMLKVGKEKADYMGVSAGLSWVVGDAEELPFDDNQFDIYTVAFGIRNVTHIEKEALRVLKPGGRFMCLEFSKVTNPVLAKLYDAYSFQVIPVLGEVIAGDWKSYQYLVESIRKFPAQNEFKEMMEDAGFFCVQYHNLTAGVVALHSGFKL